The DNA segment AGATTGGATATCACACAGGCCGCTAGAGCGGCTGTTTCTGTTCTTAAACGCTTCGGTCCCAAATGTACGGGCTTTGCCCCCTGCTCGATAGCCATCTCGACTTCTTGCTTGGAGAAATCCCCTTCTGGACCGATCATCACTGTATTCATCTCTGATGTGAATGCCGATCGCTCCCCTTCTCCACAATGGGCGATCATGACTTGGTCCATGTCTGTATTGGCAATGAAATCCTCGAATTTCTGAGGTCCTTCGATAAGAGGTAGGAAATACGATCGACTCTGTTTCATCGCGGCCAGAGCGATGCGCTGAAGTCGATCGAGCCGCAGCTTCTTGCGCTCAGAATGCTCTGATATCACCAAGGTCAATCGGGAAAGACCGAGCTCGGTACACTTCTCCAGACACCATTCGAGACGGTCCATGCTCTTGGTGGGTGCCAGAATGAGATGGAAATCAGATTCGGGTCCTTCTTTAAGATCGCTGTGCATGAGTTTGAAATCCAAGCTGCGCTTGTCTACCGAGAGGATCTCACCCTGTACGAACAATCCTTTTCCATTGACCAATCCGATCGGGTCTCCTACCCGACTACGCAGCACCTTGATCGCGTGCATTGCCTCATCTCCTCGCAAGGTCTGCACAGGTCGACTATCCAGTTCTGGCATATAGAAACGAGGTATATCCAAGGCCATGCCGCAAAGAAAAGAAAGGTAGAAGATGTCTGTCATCTTACGAACGGACACGGATTTCATTGTGCATGGATATCTTCAGACCATTGAAAGCCCAGAATCATGAAGTACCTCGACCTATTCCTTGTCCTTTCCTTCACAGCTCTTGTTTGCACCTCCTGCAATCCGGCTCAAGAGCAGCAGCCAGAACCGCTCGACCAGACACAAGAGGCCGCTCGTATCCACCAATTGATGGATGGCTGGCACCAAGCAGCCGCTCAAGCAGATGAAGAAGTGTTCTTCGGCAATATGAGCGATAGTGCCATCTATCTCGGCACAGACAAGAGCGAACGCTGGCTGAGGGATGAACTCAGATCCTGGAGTGCGAGGTTTTTTGAAAGGGACACCGCTTGGGCATTCACACCATATGATCGCGAACTCTATTTTTCTGATACTGGAAGAACAGTCTGGTTCGAAGAGTTATTGGAAACATGGATGGGTCCATGCCGAGGAAGTGGGGTATTGACATGGGCTGAAGGTCAGTGGAAGATCCAGCATTATAACCTGGCCATGCTGATAGACAATGAAGATGTGTCTGAGGTGCTGGAGATCATCCAACAGCCAGATGTGCGGCCCGACTCCCTACCTGGGTCCCAATAGCCACTCCCATCCCGCCTAACCGAACAGCAGCGATGATCCGATTGCTGACATAGCGTACGATGGGCTCTTTGACCGGTCCTACTCCCATGATACCTGCCCATCTCTGTGAGATCACAAAAACCCTATCAGGCAGAATGACTTCTTTGAGCAATTTCTCTAAGGCATCTTGAATATGCTTGGTGGTCTTCAACTCAGAGGTCGTCTCCCCTTCAATATCCAGATTCCGACCTCCTCCTAACAATACCCGTTCACCCACATTGCGGAAATAGTAATAGCCTTCATCATAGTGGAATGTGCCTTGCCATCCGAGTTCTGGGATGGGATCCGTGATCAGCACTTGGGCCCGTGCTGGTT comes from the Flavobacteriales bacterium genome and includes:
- a CDS encoding 16S rRNA (uracil(1498)-N(3))-methyltransferase translates to MKSVSVRKMTDIFYLSFLCGMALDIPRFYMPELDSRPVQTLRGDEAMHAIKVLRSRVGDPIGLVNGKGLFVQGEILSVDKRSLDFKLMHSDLKEGPESDFHLILAPTKSMDRLEWCLEKCTELGLSRLTLVISEHSERKKLRLDRLQRIALAAMKQSRSYFLPLIEGPQKFEDFIANTDMDQVMIAHCGEGERSAFTSEMNTVMIGPEGDFSKQEVEMAIEQGAKPVHLGPKRLRTETAALAACVISNL
- a CDS encoding nuclear transport factor 2 family protein, producing the protein MKYLDLFLVLSFTALVCTSCNPAQEQQPEPLDQTQEAARIHQLMDGWHQAAAQADEEVFFGNMSDSAIYLGTDKSERWLRDELRSWSARFFERDTAWAFTPYDRELYFSDTGRTVWFEELLETWMGPCRGSGVLTWAEGQWKIQHYNLAMLIDNEDVSEVLEIIQQPDVRPDSLPGSQ
- a CDS encoding FAD-binding oxidoreductase: PARAQVLITDPIPELGWQGTFHYDEGYYYFRNVGERVLLGGGRNLDIEGETTSELKTTKHIQDALEKLLKEVILPDRVFVISQRWAGIMGVGPVKEPIVRYVSNRIIAAVRLGGMGVAIGTQVGSRAAHLAVG